Within the Verrucomicrobiia bacterium genome, the region GCGTCTGCACCAGCGTCATCAAAACCAACGGCGCCCGCGCCATCGGCACCTTCATCCCCCGCCTGCAACCCGACGGCACCGAAAACCCCGTCCTCAAGACCGTCCTCAGCGGCCAGACCTACCGCGGACGCGCCCTGGTCGTGGATGACTGGCATGCCGCCGTGTACGAACCCATCTGGGACGAGAAAAAGGAAAAAGTCATCGGCATGCTCTACACCGGCGTGAGCCTCCGCGATGTCAATCTGGAAGTCGCCCGCATGGTGCAGCAGGCCAAAGTCGGCAAATCCGGCAACGTGGTCATCGTCGGCGGCACCGGCGCCCAGCGCGGTGTCTATATTGTCTCCAAAGACGGCAAACGCGACGGCGAAAACATCTGGGAAGCCCGCGATGCCAAAGGACGGCCCTTTGTCCAGGAAACCATCAACAAAGCCGTCGCCGCCAAAGGCGAGCCCGTCTTCGACGCCTACGAATGGCGCAATGCCGGTGAAACCACCAACCGCACCAAGGTGGCCGCCCTCATGTATTATGAGCCCTGGAATTGGGTCATCAACGCCGGCTGTTACGAAGATGAATACATGGAGGTCCGCAACTCCCTCCAGGGCGTCGCCCAGGGGGTCCTCCAAACCTGCATCGGCATCGGCCGGCAATTCCGCGGCCTCCTCCTCTGGGCGGCCGCCGCCGCGGTGGTCGGCGTTCTCGCTTCGCTTGCCTGCGGCTTCTTTGTGGCCGGCCGCATCGTGCAGCCCCTCAACCAGAGCGTGGCCTTCACCCAGCGGCTCGCCCAGGGGGATTTCAGCCGCGAACTCCAAACTAAGGCCAAAGACGAAACCGGCGACCTCGCCCGCGCCATGAACGACATGGTCCGCCACTTGCGCCGCATGTTCCGCAAAGTCCAGGAAAGCAGCCTCCGCCTGCAGTCCCAATCAGGCGAGCTGGTCGCCGGCGGCCAGCAAATGGGCAGCAACGCCGAGGAGACGGCCTCGCAGGCCAACGTGGTGGCCGGGGCCTCCGAGCAGGTGAGCAAGTCGGTGGCCACCGTCGCCACCGCC harbors:
- a CDS encoding methyl-accepting chemotaxis protein, with product MKIRTKIVTLGASVALGMAAVLVLVILFQSRQINHRIQEAQSSTDKLRHDLETELRRMMWADLEKSARSIYTLLEASDKRTERRLLHALAVARQQVDEAGGFRLTTNAVQWSAINQFNGEQKNITLPGMCLGTQWLGQITATNQPAPLVDFVKRTTRDYCTIFQRMNDEGDMLRVCTSVIKTNGARAIGTFIPRLQPDGTENPVLKTVLSGQTYRGRALVVDDWHAAVYEPIWDEKKEKVIGMLYTGVSLRDVNLEVARMVQQAKVGKSGNVVIVGGTGAQRGVYIVSKDGKRDGENIWEARDAKGRPFVQETINKAVAAKGEPVFDAYEWRNAGETTNRTKVAALMYYEPWNWVINAGCYEDEYMEVRNSLQGVAQGVLQTCIGIGRQFRGLLLWAAAAAVVGVLASLACGFFVAGRIVQPLNQSVAFTQRLAQGDFSRELQTKAKDETGDLARAMNDMVRHLRRMFRKVQESSLRLQSQSGELVAGGQQMGSNAEETASQANVVAGASEQVSKSVATVATAAEEISASIKEIARQAVDAAKVANQAATAAERANQTMGRLDASSAEINNVVKVITTIAEQTNLLALNATIEAARAGEAGKGFAVV